A genomic window from Pseudonocardia broussonetiae includes:
- a CDS encoding nitroreductase family deazaflavin-dependent oxidoreductase codes for MSGTNDWNAKIIEEFRANEGRVGGPFEGADMILVHHVGAKSGTERVTPLVHFPQGEGRTVIVASKAGAPTNPDWYHNVRANPRFAVEVGVETFTVEATELVGDERDELWEKIKAASPGFAEYERKTDRTIPLIALTRLDSAA; via the coding sequence ATGAGCGGTACGAACGACTGGAACGCGAAGATCATCGAGGAGTTCCGGGCCAACGAGGGGCGGGTCGGCGGCCCGTTCGAGGGCGCGGACATGATCCTGGTGCACCACGTCGGGGCGAAGAGCGGCACCGAGCGCGTGACGCCGCTCGTGCACTTCCCGCAGGGCGAGGGCCGCACGGTCATCGTCGCCTCGAAGGCCGGCGCGCCGACCAACCCCGACTGGTACCACAACGTCAGGGCCAACCCGCGGTTCGCCGTGGAGGTGGGCGTCGAGACCTTCACCGTCGAGGCCACCGAGCTCGTCGGCGACGAGCGCGACGAGCTCTGGGAGAAGATCAAGGCCGCCAGCCCCGGCTTCGCCGAGTACGAGCGCAAGACCGACCGCACGATCCCCCTGATCGCGCTCACCCGCCTAGACTCCGCCGCGTGA
- a CDS encoding glutamate-cysteine ligase family protein — translation MFRYGIEHEVALVRTDGRFADFTDVAFEELQGVVDALPEDAADYPGLRIGDQGIKRKRWYVEGYERFDDDGGLVRCDPKGLEIRTRIHDSVEEAVAALRADQDLLDGALAAGDLRTCVVAFNPVRSDYAIEPPLNAWEEAHRQGSPEERTAHLHMLTYGPDLNLSAADLADPVDVARKLTHYSPWLVPLSFSSPFRDGVPWGGLSARTTLRTGARPAALVFLATEEGHVPSDPSLTQVARLPAEIGRIEFKAFDACPDPDLYGELLSLLTGLALDDTLPGRATVPDAAAHRYVAQDGLAEDGVHRRTGDLIDASARALAGRPADLARIDALRGRWERRWCPAVDLLARYESGEAVAGLRRVDAGRS, via the coding sequence TTGTTCCGCTACGGCATCGAGCACGAGGTGGCGCTGGTGCGCACCGACGGCCGCTTCGCCGACTTCACCGACGTCGCCTTCGAGGAGCTCCAGGGCGTCGTCGACGCCCTGCCCGAGGACGCCGCCGACTACCCCGGCCTGCGCATCGGCGACCAGGGGATCAAGCGCAAGCGCTGGTACGTCGAGGGCTACGAGCGCTTCGACGACGACGGCGGGCTGGTCCGCTGCGACCCCAAGGGCCTGGAGATCCGCACCCGCATCCACGACTCGGTGGAGGAGGCGGTCGCGGCGCTGCGCGCGGACCAGGACCTGCTCGACGGCGCGCTGGCCGCCGGCGACCTGCGCACGTGCGTCGTCGCGTTCAACCCGGTGCGGTCGGACTACGCGATCGAGCCCCCGCTCAACGCGTGGGAGGAGGCCCACCGACAGGGCTCCCCGGAGGAGCGCACCGCGCACCTGCACATGCTCACCTACGGCCCGGACCTCAACCTCTCGGCCGCCGACCTCGCCGACCCCGTCGACGTCGCCCGCAAGCTCACCCACTACAGCCCCTGGCTGGTGCCGCTGTCGTTCTCCTCGCCGTTCCGCGACGGCGTCCCGTGGGGCGGGCTGTCGGCCCGCACGACCCTGCGCACGGGGGCCCGCCCGGCGGCGCTGGTGTTCCTCGCGACCGAGGAGGGGCACGTGCCCAGCGACCCGTCGCTGACGCAGGTGGCGCGCCTGCCGGCCGAGATCGGGCGCATCGAGTTCAAGGCGTTCGACGCCTGCCCCGACCCCGACCTGTACGGCGAGCTGCTCAGCCTGCTCACCGGGCTCGCGCTCGACGACACCCTGCCCGGGCGCGCCACCGTCCCCGACGCCGCCGCCCACCGCTACGTGGCGCAGGACGGCCTGGCCGAGGACGGCGTGCACCGCCGCACCGGTGACCTCATCGACGCGTCGGCCCGCGCGCTGGCGGGCCGCCCCGCCGACCTCGCCCGGATCGACGCCCTGCGCGGGCGGTGGGAGCGGCGCTGGTGCCCGGCGGTCGACCTGCTCGCCCGCTACGAGTCCGGGGAGGCGGTGGCGGGGCTGCGCCGGGTGGACGCGGGCCGGAGCTGA
- a CDS encoding bifunctional [glutamine synthetase] adenylyltransferase/[glutamine synthetase]-adenylyl-L-tyrosine phosphorylase — MTRTGTSLARLGLTEPWAEATLTEIGWWAGDRPAPGAEPVMWSLARSPDPDLALRSAERLVAALPDRPAFDAALRADAGLRGRLFGLLGSSTALADHLVTHPDRWHRLAGDCAPDPASYPRTLLEAVGADPDAAPAGSPQGGRATLTGAAAIEALRTAYRDELLVLAAADLAAVGEPELAVLEVDEVAAHLADLAAAALQAAIAVAAAEAFPQRADAGDGRLAVIAMGKCGGHELNYVSDVDVVFVAEPADPAASKLAARMMRVAGEACFEVDANLRPEGRQGELVRTLDGHVSYYRRWAKTWEFQALLKARPIAGDPELGAAYLDAVAPMVWSAAERDGFVADVQAMRRRVEEHVKPEIAERELKLGRGGLRDVEFAVQLLQLVHGRTDEALRSPTTLEALAALSDGGYVARDDGANLAASYRFLRLLEHRLQLQKLRRTHLLPAAEDTAALRWLARAARLRPDGRHDVVGVLLAEWTRNARRVRRLHEKLFYRPLLSAVSRLPADTARLSEPAAAARLAALGWASPEGALGHLRALTAGVSRAAAIQHTLLPVLLDELSASPDPDRGLLAYRRVSEALASTPWYLRLLRDEGLVVSRLMRLLGTSALVPDLLVRAPEVLRLLAAPSGGRPDELTRDPAEFAASLRTTVARQHDPDTAAATARSMRRHEMLRVACADLLGQLDTEQVCAALSSVWVAVLEATLASVQRALGSAEPPARIAVIGMGRLGGAELGYSSDADVLFVCEPVDGATDQEAVKYATTVAETVRRRLGSPSPDPALVVDADLRPEGRSGPLVRTLESYRNYYARWSETWEAQALLRARPVAGDAGLGRRFVALVDPIRYPADGLPDAAVTEIRRIKARVDAERLPRGADRSLHTKLGLGGLADVEWTVQLLQLQHAGDLPELRTTSTLDGLREAGEAGLLAAEDVAELAAGWTTATRARNAVMLVRGKPGDQLPRSGRKLAAVAAALGYPADGDSGVFLDDYRRVTRRSRAVVERVFYGW, encoded by the coding sequence GTGACGCGCACCGGGACCTCGCTCGCGCGGCTCGGGCTCACCGAGCCCTGGGCCGAGGCCACGCTCACCGAGATCGGCTGGTGGGCGGGCGACCGGCCGGCGCCCGGCGCGGAGCCGGTGATGTGGTCGCTGGCCCGCAGCCCCGACCCGGACCTGGCCCTGCGCAGCGCCGAGCGCCTCGTCGCCGCGCTGCCCGACCGCCCCGCCTTCGACGCCGCGCTCCGCGCCGACGCCGGCCTGCGGGGGCGGCTGTTCGGCCTGCTCGGCAGCTCGACGGCGCTCGCCGACCACCTCGTCACCCACCCCGACCGCTGGCACCGCCTCGCCGGCGACTGCGCGCCCGACCCGGCGTCCTACCCGCGGACGCTGCTCGAGGCCGTCGGGGCCGACCCCGACGCCGCGCCCGCCGGCAGCCCGCAGGGCGGGCGGGCGACGCTCACCGGCGCCGCCGCGATCGAGGCGCTGCGCACCGCCTACCGCGACGAGCTGCTCGTCCTCGCCGCCGCCGACCTGGCCGCGGTGGGGGAGCCCGAGCTGGCCGTGCTGGAGGTCGACGAGGTCGCGGCGCACCTGGCCGATCTGGCCGCCGCCGCGCTGCAGGCCGCCATCGCCGTGGCCGCCGCGGAGGCGTTCCCGCAGCGCGCCGACGCCGGCGACGGGCGCCTCGCCGTCATCGCGATGGGCAAGTGCGGCGGGCACGAGCTGAACTACGTCAGCGACGTCGACGTCGTGTTCGTCGCCGAGCCCGCCGACCCGGCCGCCTCCAAGCTGGCCGCCCGGATGATGCGGGTGGCCGGGGAGGCGTGCTTCGAGGTCGACGCGAACCTGCGGCCGGAGGGCCGCCAGGGGGAGCTGGTCCGCACGCTCGACGGCCACGTGTCCTACTACCGGCGCTGGGCCAAGACGTGGGAGTTCCAGGCGCTGCTCAAGGCCCGCCCGATCGCGGGCGACCCCGAGCTGGGCGCCGCCTACCTCGACGCCGTCGCGCCGATGGTGTGGAGCGCCGCCGAGCGCGACGGGTTCGTCGCCGATGTGCAGGCCATGCGCCGGCGCGTCGAGGAGCACGTCAAGCCCGAGATCGCCGAGCGCGAGCTGAAGCTGGGCCGCGGCGGGCTGCGCGACGTCGAGTTCGCCGTGCAGCTGCTGCAGCTCGTGCACGGGCGCACCGACGAGGCGCTGCGCTCACCGACCACGCTGGAAGCCCTCGCGGCGCTGTCGGACGGCGGGTACGTCGCCCGTGACGACGGCGCCAACCTGGCCGCGTCCTACCGCTTCCTGCGCCTGCTCGAGCACCGCCTGCAGCTGCAGAAGCTGCGCCGCACCCACCTGCTGCCCGCCGCCGAGGACACCGCGGCGCTGCGCTGGCTGGCCCGCGCCGCCCGGCTGCGGCCCGACGGGCGCCACGACGTCGTCGGCGTGCTGCTCGCGGAGTGGACGCGCAACGCCCGCCGGGTGCGGCGGCTGCACGAGAAGCTGTTCTACCGGCCGCTGCTCAGCGCGGTCTCGCGGCTGCCCGCCGACACCGCGCGGCTGTCCGAGCCCGCTGCGGCCGCCCGGCTCGCGGCGCTGGGCTGGGCGTCGCCGGAGGGGGCGCTGGGGCACCTGCGCGCGCTCACGGCCGGCGTCTCGCGCGCCGCCGCGATCCAGCACACGCTGCTGCCGGTGCTGCTCGACGAGCTGTCGGCGAGCCCCGACCCCGACCGCGGCCTGCTCGCCTACCGCCGCGTCTCCGAGGCGCTGGCGTCGACGCCGTGGTACCTGCGCCTGCTGCGCGACGAGGGCCTCGTCGTGTCCCGGCTGATGCGGCTGCTGGGCACGTCCGCGCTGGTCCCGGACCTGCTCGTGCGGGCCCCGGAGGTGCTGCGGCTGCTCGCCGCGCCGTCGGGCGGGCGGCCCGACGAGCTGACCCGCGACCCGGCCGAGTTCGCGGCGTCGCTGCGCACCACCGTCGCCCGCCAGCACGACCCCGACACCGCCGCGGCGACGGCCCGCTCGATGCGCCGCCACGAGATGCTCCGCGTCGCGTGCGCCGACCTGCTGGGACAGCTCGACACCGAGCAGGTCTGCGCGGCGCTGTCGAGCGTGTGGGTCGCGGTGCTGGAGGCCACGCTGGCGTCGGTGCAGCGGGCGCTGGGCTCCGCGGAGCCGCCCGCCCGGATCGCCGTGATCGGGATGGGTCGCCTCGGCGGCGCGGAGCTGGGCTACAGCAGCGACGCCGACGTGCTGTTCGTCTGCGAGCCCGTCGACGGCGCGACCGACCAGGAGGCCGTCAAGTACGCGACGACGGTCGCCGAGACCGTGCGGCGCCGCCTGGGCAGCCCGAGCCCCGACCCGGCGCTCGTCGTCGACGCCGACCTGCGCCCCGAGGGCCGCTCCGGCCCGCTGGTGCGCACCCTGGAGTCCTACCGCAACTACTACGCGCGCTGGTCGGAGACGTGGGAGGCGCAGGCGCTGCTGCGGGCCCGGCCCGTGGCGGGCGACGCCGGGCTCGGGCGGCGGTTCGTCGCGCTGGTCGACCCCATCCGCTACCCGGCCGACGGCCTGCCCGACGCCGCCGTCACCGAGATCCGCCGGATCAAGGCCCGCGTCGACGCCGAGCGCCTGCCCCGCGGCGCCGACCGCAGCCTGCACACCAAGCTCGGGCTGGGCGGGTTGGCCGACGTCGAGTGGACGGTGCAGCTGCTCCAGCTCCAGCACGCGGGCGACCTGCCCGAGCTGCGCACCACGTCCACCCTCGACGGCCTGCGCGAGGCGGGGGAGGCGGGGCTGCTCGCCGCGGAGGACGTGGCCGAGCTGGCGGCGGGCTGGACGACGGCCACCCGCGCCCGCAACGCCGTGATGCTGGTGCGGGGCAAGCCCGGCGACCAGCTGCCGCGGTCGGGCCGGAAGCTGGCCGCCGTGGCTGCCGCGCTGGGGTACCCGGCCGACGGGGACTCCGGGGTCTTCCTCGACGACTACCGCCGCGTCACCCGCCGGTCCCGTGCGGTCGTGGAGCGGGTGTTCTACGGCTGGTGA
- a CDS encoding RNB domain-containing ribonuclease, producing MPAPARPDFAAIRAEFDLPEGFPPEVLGEAARAASRPPSQGRLDATDLALVTIDPPGSKDLDQAVGVARDGDGFRVHYAIADLGAVVEPGGALDTEVRRRGQTYYLPDGSVPLHPPVLSEDAASLLPDGPRAAVLWTIGLDAAGEVTDVDVRRAVVRSSARLDYAGVQADVDSGGPLHPAIAALPELGRLRRALAVARGAIELELPEQEVLPDGAGGWTVRVRARLDVESWNAEISLLTGMAAGAVMLRGGVGLLRTLPAPDAGALASFARTAAGLGFRTEPTVHAVAALLAGLPRDDAPALALRRAATTLLRGAGYTAFDVAGGVAAPDDPGHGGIGAPYAHVTAPLRRLVDRFGTEVCLALAAGEELPGWLRTALPVLPELMAASDSTAAKVDRACVDRTEAALLAGRIGEEFRVIVLRPSEADGAAGEVYLADPPVLARCDGPLEAGVTTTVRLVEADPATGRIAFSAAGA from the coding sequence GTGCCCGCTCCCGCGCGTCCCGACTTCGCCGCGATCCGCGCCGAGTTCGACCTCCCCGAGGGGTTCCCGCCCGAGGTGCTCGGCGAGGCGGCGCGCGCCGCGTCGCGCCCGCCGTCGCAGGGCCGGCTCGACGCCACCGACCTCGCGCTGGTGACGATCGACCCGCCCGGGTCGAAGGACCTCGACCAGGCCGTCGGGGTCGCCCGCGACGGCGACGGATTCCGCGTCCACTACGCCATCGCCGACCTCGGCGCCGTCGTGGAGCCCGGGGGCGCGCTCGACACCGAGGTCCGCCGGCGCGGCCAGACCTACTACCTGCCCGACGGCTCGGTGCCGCTGCACCCGCCGGTCCTGTCGGAGGACGCGGCCAGCCTGCTGCCCGACGGCCCGCGCGCCGCGGTGCTCTGGACGATCGGGCTCGACGCCGCGGGCGAGGTCACCGACGTCGACGTCCGGCGCGCGGTCGTCCGCTCGTCGGCGCGGCTGGACTACGCGGGCGTGCAGGCCGACGTCGACAGCGGCGGGCCGCTGCACCCCGCCATCGCCGCGCTGCCCGAGCTCGGACGGCTGCGGCGCGCGCTGGCCGTGGCGCGCGGCGCGATCGAGCTGGAGCTGCCCGAGCAGGAGGTGCTCCCCGACGGGGCCGGCGGCTGGACCGTGCGGGTGCGCGCCCGGCTCGACGTCGAGTCGTGGAACGCGGAGATCTCGCTGCTCACCGGCATGGCGGCCGGGGCCGTGATGCTGCGGGGCGGGGTCGGGCTGCTGCGAACGCTCCCCGCGCCCGACGCCGGGGCGCTGGCCTCCTTCGCCCGCACCGCGGCCGGGCTGGGCTTCCGCACCGAGCCGACGGTGCACGCCGTCGCGGCCCTGCTCGCCGGGCTCCCGCGCGACGACGCGCCGGCGCTCGCGCTGCGCCGCGCGGCCACGACCCTGCTGCGCGGGGCCGGCTACACGGCGTTCGACGTCGCCGGGGGCGTCGCGGCACCGGACGACCCGGGCCACGGCGGGATCGGGGCGCCCTACGCGCACGTCACCGCGCCGCTGCGGCGCCTCGTCGACCGGTTCGGCACCGAGGTGTGCCTCGCCCTGGCGGCGGGGGAGGAGCTGCCCGGGTGGCTGCGCACCGCCCTGCCGGTGCTGCCCGAGCTGATGGCCGCGTCGGACTCCACGGCCGCGAAGGTCGACCGCGCCTGCGTCGACCGCACCGAGGCCGCGCTGCTGGCCGGGCGGATCGGCGAGGAGTTCCGGGTGATCGTGCTGCGCCCGTCGGAGGCCGACGGGGCGGCCGGCGAGGTGTACCTGGCCGACCCGCCGGTGCTCGCGCGCTGCGACGGACCGCTGGAGGCGGGCGTCACGACCACCGTCCGGCTCGTGGAGGCCGATCCCGCCACCGGGCGCATCGCGTTCTCGGCGGCGGGTGCCTGA
- a CDS encoding fumarylacetoacetate hydrolase family protein produces the protein MRLATIRTATGHRAVRVDDAGAVETGDADVRALLERPDWAAHAAAAAGPSHEVAGLDYAPLVPSPEKIICVGLNYRDHVLEMGNQLPEYPTLFAKFAPSLVGAHDDVVLPAVSDKVDWEAELTVVIGAPVRHATREQAAAAIAGYTVLNDVSVRDYQNRTKQFLQGKTFEHSTPIGPWLVTPDELPGGGPESGWAISTVLDGETVQSSTTAELVFGAVDLVVYLSEIVTLNPGDVIATGTPGGVGHARKPPRYLTDGAVLVTSVAGVGELRNTCRKEKR, from the coding sequence ATGAGGCTGGCCACGATCCGCACCGCCACGGGGCACCGTGCGGTGCGGGTGGACGACGCAGGAGCCGTGGAGACCGGCGACGCCGACGTCCGCGCGCTGCTGGAGCGCCCGGACTGGGCCGCGCACGCCGCGGCGGCGGCCGGGCCGTCCCACGAGGTCGCGGGTCTCGACTACGCCCCGCTCGTCCCGTCGCCGGAGAAGATCATCTGCGTCGGCCTGAACTACCGCGACCACGTGCTCGAGATGGGCAACCAGCTGCCCGAGTACCCCACGCTGTTCGCCAAGTTCGCCCCGTCGCTGGTCGGGGCGCACGACGACGTCGTGCTGCCGGCCGTCTCCGACAAGGTCGACTGGGAGGCCGAGCTGACCGTCGTCATCGGCGCCCCGGTGCGCCACGCCACCCGCGAGCAGGCCGCGGCCGCCATCGCCGGCTACACCGTGCTCAACGACGTCAGCGTGCGCGACTACCAGAACCGCACCAAGCAGTTCCTCCAGGGCAAGACGTTCGAGCACTCCACGCCGATCGGTCCCTGGCTGGTCACGCCCGACGAGCTGCCCGGCGGGGGCCCGGAGAGCGGCTGGGCCATCTCCACCGTCCTCGACGGCGAGACGGTGCAGAGCTCCACCACCGCCGAGCTCGTCTTCGGCGCGGTCGACCTGGTCGTCTACCTGTCGGAGATCGTCACCCTCAACCCCGGCGACGTCATCGCGACGGGCACGCCCGGCGGCGTCGGCCACGCCCGCAAGCCCCCGCGCTACCTCACCGACGGCGCCGTGCTCGTCACCTCCGTCGCCGGGGTCGGGGAGCTGCGCAACACCTGCCGCAAGGAGAAGCGGTGA
- a CDS encoding M50 family metallopeptidase, producing the protein MGDLGDVLGTLVDQRPVVLLALGLALVAVLWSTSWRWTRTVVTIAHEGGHAIVAVLAGRGLTGIRLHADTSGLTVSTGAAAGPGLVLTFLGGYPAPSLLGLGGAVLVAADHAEWALWTALVLLAATLVHVRNLFGVIAVVATGALVAAVSFYGSPRLQDGFAAALCWFLLLGGLRAVRELQRGRRRGHHGSSDADVLARLTGVAGGMWAALFWLIAGVAVITAAWVLLLRGAT; encoded by the coding sequence GTGGGGGATCTCGGTGACGTGCTCGGCACGCTGGTCGACCAACGCCCCGTCGTCCTCCTCGCGCTGGGCCTGGCGCTGGTCGCGGTGCTGTGGTCGACGTCGTGGCGCTGGACCCGGACGGTCGTGACGATCGCCCACGAGGGCGGGCACGCGATCGTCGCCGTCCTGGCCGGGCGGGGGCTGACCGGCATCCGGCTGCACGCCGACACCTCCGGGCTCACCGTCTCGACCGGCGCCGCGGCCGGGCCGGGGTTGGTGCTCACGTTCCTCGGCGGCTACCCGGCGCCGTCGCTGCTCGGGCTCGGCGGCGCGGTGCTCGTGGCCGCCGACCACGCCGAGTGGGCGCTGTGGACCGCGCTGGTCCTGCTGGCGGCCACGCTCGTGCACGTCCGCAACCTCTTCGGGGTGATCGCGGTGGTGGCCACCGGGGCCCTCGTCGCGGCCGTCTCCTTCTACGGCTCCCCGCGGCTGCAGGACGGGTTCGCCGCCGCGCTGTGCTGGTTCCTGCTGCTCGGGGGCCTGCGGGCGGTGCGCGAGCTGCAGCGCGGGCGCCGCCGCGGCCACCACGGCAGCTCCGACGCCGACGTGCTCGCCCGGCTGACGGGCGTCGCGGGCGGAATGTGGGCCGCGCTGTTCTGGTTGATCGCGGGCGTGGCCGTGATCACGGCCGCGTGGGTCCTGCTGCTGCGAGGAGCGACATGA
- a CDS encoding GlcG/HbpS family heme-binding protein: MTITLDQARTIVDAALAHGTEQGFNPLTVAVLDPGGAVVALARQDGSGFLRPELATAKASGVLALGMTNRAIAARAADSPEFFTSVAALAGGKILSVPGGVFVHDAGGALLGAVGVTGDASLNDEAAALAGIAAAGLVARTGAED; encoded by the coding sequence GTGACGATCACCCTCGACCAGGCCCGCACCATCGTCGACGCCGCGCTCGCGCACGGCACCGAGCAGGGCTTCAACCCGCTGACGGTGGCCGTCCTCGACCCGGGCGGCGCGGTCGTCGCGCTCGCCCGCCAGGACGGCTCGGGCTTCCTGCGCCCCGAGCTGGCCACGGCCAAGGCCTCGGGCGTGCTCGCGCTGGGGATGACCAACCGCGCCATCGCCGCCCGCGCCGCCGACTCCCCGGAGTTCTTCACCTCCGTCGCGGCGCTGGCCGGCGGGAAGATCCTCTCGGTGCCCGGCGGGGTGTTCGTGCACGACGCGGGCGGGGCGCTGCTGGGCGCCGTCGGCGTCACCGGCGACGCCTCGCTCAACGACGAGGCGGCGGCGCTGGCCGGGATCGCGGCGGCCGGGCTCGTCGCGCGCACCGGGGCGGAGGACTGA
- a CDS encoding MerR family transcriptional regulator — MMLTIGQLAARTGVPVRTIRFWSDEGLLPETDRSRGGYRRYDAAAAARLDLVRTLRELGLGLDDVRLVLERRRSVEEVAASHVRAIDDRIRTLRTQRAVCTLLARGPHSPRKAALMNDLARLSAARRQEMIDEFVDAAFAGTDPDAPGAGIATSMRSLPADLPDDPTTEQVEAWVELAELVSDPAFRARVREMAVAGSAAEHPPAADPAAVAEHAGPALAAGVDPASAQAREVVERIAPPGVDRAELAAAITVFADRRVERYWALLGVLNGWDPFAPTVPAFEWFAEALRAHAAE, encoded by the coding sequence ATGATGCTGACGATCGGGCAGCTCGCCGCCCGCACCGGCGTGCCGGTCCGGACGATCCGGTTCTGGTCCGACGAGGGCCTGCTGCCCGAGACCGACCGCTCGCGGGGCGGCTACCGGCGCTACGACGCCGCGGCCGCCGCCCGCCTCGACCTGGTCCGGACCCTGCGCGAGCTGGGCCTGGGCCTCGACGACGTGCGCCTGGTGCTGGAGCGCCGGCGCAGCGTCGAGGAGGTGGCCGCGTCCCACGTCCGCGCCATCGACGATCGCATCCGCACCCTGCGGACCCAGCGCGCCGTGTGCACGCTGCTCGCCCGCGGGCCCCACTCCCCCAGGAAGGCCGCACTCATGAACGACCTCGCCCGGCTCTCGGCCGCGCGCCGCCAGGAGATGATCGACGAGTTCGTCGACGCCGCGTTCGCCGGCACCGACCCCGACGCCCCCGGCGCCGGGATCGCCACCTCCATGCGCTCGCTGCCCGCCGACCTGCCCGACGACCCGACCACCGAGCAGGTCGAGGCCTGGGTGGAGCTGGCCGAGCTGGTGTCCGACCCCGCGTTCCGCGCCCGCGTGCGCGAGATGGCGGTGGCCGGGTCGGCCGCCGAGCACCCGCCCGCCGCCGACCCCGCCGCGGTCGCCGAGCACGCCGGCCCGGCGCTGGCGGCCGGCGTCGACCCGGCGTCGGCGCAGGCGCGGGAGGTCGTCGAGCGGATCGCGCCGCCCGGCGTCGACCGGGCGGAGCTGGCGGCGGCGATCACGGTGTTCGCCGACCGGCGGGTCGAGCGCTACTGGGCGCTGCTCGGGGTCCTCAACGGCTGGGACCCGTTCGCGCCGACCGTCCCGGCGTTCGAGTGGTTCGCGGAGGCCCTGCGGGCGCACGCCGCCGAGTAG
- a CDS encoding maleylpyruvate isomerase family mycothiol-dependent enzyme, producing the protein MSRSLAETLAWAGDGAAHLRGLMSRMGDDAFPAPSGLPGWSRAHVLTHIARNADGMINLLIWARTGVPTPAYASAEARDADIEAGATRAPAAIRDDVIASSDRLAAAVREMTEQAWSAHVKNVQGVEIPATDIPWIRAREMWIHAVDLDVGASLADLPVPMLVEVVTDVVRVVGAKPDCPPLRLATTDVDRSWVLGDGTGPEVRGPAASLAGWALGRSRGKDLRTSEGKKPPVLPRWL; encoded by the coding sequence GTGAGCCGTTCGCTGGCGGAGACCCTCGCCTGGGCCGGTGACGGGGCGGCGCACCTGCGCGGGCTCATGTCCCGCATGGGCGACGACGCGTTCCCGGCCCCGTCGGGTCTGCCGGGCTGGAGCCGCGCGCACGTCCTGACGCACATCGCGCGCAACGCCGACGGCATGATCAACCTCCTGATTTGGGCCCGCACCGGCGTCCCCACCCCCGCGTACGCCAGCGCGGAGGCGCGCGACGCCGACATCGAGGCCGGGGCCACGCGCGCCCCGGCCGCGATCCGCGACGACGTGATCGCCTCGTCGGACCGGCTCGCGGCGGCCGTGCGGGAGATGACCGAGCAGGCGTGGTCGGCGCACGTGAAGAACGTGCAGGGCGTCGAGATCCCGGCCACCGACATCCCGTGGATCCGGGCGCGCGAGATGTGGATCCACGCCGTCGACCTCGACGTCGGCGCGTCGCTCGCCGACCTGCCCGTCCCGATGCTGGTGGAGGTCGTCACCGACGTCGTGCGCGTCGTCGGCGCGAAGCCCGACTGCCCGCCGCTGCGCCTGGCCACCACCGACGTCGACCGCAGCTGGGTGCTCGGCGACGGCACCGGGCCCGAGGTGCGCGGCCCGGCGGCCTCGCTCGCGGGCTGGGCGCTGGGCCGCTCCCGGGGCAAGGACCTGCGCACGTCGGAGGGGAAGAAGCCACCGGTGCTGCCGCGCTGGCTCTGA
- a CDS encoding LysE family translocator, with product MPSVETLVTFALAGIVLVVVPGPSVLFIVGRALAHGRRAALTSVAGNTTGAALVVVVVALGFGAVAAQSVAVFTVLKLVGAAYLVYLGVQTIRHRGDLAVALGAAPGVLDRRLYWQGVVVGATNPKVLIFFAAVLPQFVDTGAGSATGQMLVLGLLFAVIAAVLDSAWGLAAGSARDWFATSPARLRRVGGLGGLTMIAMGAGLAVSGRRD from the coding sequence ATGCCCTCCGTCGAGACGCTCGTGACGTTCGCGCTGGCCGGGATCGTGCTCGTCGTCGTCCCCGGGCCCAGCGTGCTGTTCATCGTCGGCCGCGCACTGGCCCACGGCCGCCGCGCCGCCCTGACCAGCGTCGCCGGCAACACGACGGGCGCCGCGCTCGTCGTCGTGGTCGTGGCGCTGGGGTTCGGGGCGGTCGCCGCGCAGTCGGTGGCGGTGTTCACCGTGCTCAAGCTCGTCGGCGCCGCCTACCTCGTGTACCTCGGCGTGCAGACGATCCGCCACCGCGGCGACCTGGCCGTCGCGCTCGGCGCCGCGCCGGGCGTCCTGGACCGGCGGCTGTACTGGCAGGGCGTGGTCGTCGGCGCCACCAACCCCAAGGTGCTGATCTTCTTCGCCGCGGTGCTGCCGCAGTTCGTCGACACCGGCGCGGGCAGCGCGACCGGCCAGATGCTCGTCCTGGGCCTGCTGTTCGCGGTGATCGCCGCCGTGCTCGACTCGGCGTGGGGGCTGGCCGCGGGGTCCGCCCGCGACTGGTTCGCCACCTCCCCGGCGCGGCTGCGCCGGGTCGGCGGCCTCGGCGGGCTCACCATGATCGCGATGGGGGCCGGGCTGGCGGTCAGCGGGCGCCGCGACTGA